In a genomic window of Glycine max cultivar Williams 82 chromosome 13, Glycine_max_v4.0, whole genome shotgun sequence:
- the LOC100819692 gene encoding protein indeterminate-domain 11 translates to MIIHKTPNMGKDDEGFDVPKTMSNLTSASGEARASSGNRTEIGTDYSQQYFTPPPTQTQPPLKKKRNLPGNPDPEAEVVALSPKTLLATNRFICEICNKGFQRDQNLQLHRRGHNLPWKLKQRSSKDIIRKKVYVCPEPSCVHHEPSRALGDLTGIKKHFCRKHGEKKWKCDKCSKKYAVQSDWKAHSKTCGTREYRCDCGTLFSRRDSFITHRAFCDALAEESARSVTGIVANSTTQPTEAAGVVISSSSLHQDMIHASNNNFPLKKEQQGCIPHWLGQPSPSSASSSFLFSHQDHHLHENPNPRGGPTLLPPPYHQTAPHMSATALLQKAAQMGATMSKTGSMIRTHQQQAHVSANAALNLSSRDHQMNPTPHDLLPFGNNKAVDNGVGVSPSLLHHVINSFSSSPFEGTFEDTFGGGDAMTADEGGGGGAGGNNNEGLTRDFLGLRHLSHTDILNIAGVGNCMNSSQHNQTRNPWQG, encoded by the exons ATGATAATTCACAAAACTCCAAATATGGGAAAAGATGATGAAGGGTTTGATGTTCCAAAAACCATGTCTAATTTGACTTCTGCATCTGGTGAAGCTAGGGCTTCCTCAGGCAACAGAACCGAAATTGGCACTGATTACTCACAGCAATACTTTACTCCACCACCAACTCAAACACAGCCTCcactaaagaaaaagagaaacctTCCTGGCAACCCAG acCCGGAAGCTGAAGTTGTCGCCTTGTCTCCAaagactctcttggcaactaatAGGTTCATTTGTGAGATCTGCAACAAAGGATTTCAAAGAGACCAGAATCTCCAACTTCACAGAAGAGGACACAATTTACCATGGAAGCTGAAGCAGAGATCAAGCAAAGACATTATAAGGAAGAAGGTGTATGTGTGCCCAGAACCTAGTTGCGTGCACCACGAGCCTTCAAGGGCCCTGGGGGACCTCACTGGCATCAAGAAGCACTTCTGCAGAAAACACGGCGAGAAGAAGTGGAAATGTGACAAGTGCTCCAAGAAGTATGCTGTTCAATCAGACTGGAAAGCTCACTCCAAGACCTGTGGCACTAGAGAGTACAGATGTGACTGTGGAACCCTCTTCTCAAG GAGGGACAGTTTCATAACACACAGAGCCTTCTGCGATGCATTAGCAGAGGAGAGTGCAAGATCAGTGACAGGCATAGTAGCCAACTCAACAACTCAACCAACTGAAGCAGCAGGAGTAGTGATCTCTTCATCCTCTCTTCATCAAGACATGATCCATGCTAGTAATAATAATTTCCCATTGAAGAAAGAGCAACAAGGTTGCATACCCCATTGGCTTGGGCAACCATCACCCTCTTCTGCTTCATCATCATTCTTGTTCTCTCATCAAGATCATCATCTCCATGAAAACCCTAACCCTAGAGGTGGTCCCactcttcttcctcctccttaCCACCAAACAGCTCCTCACATGTCAGCCACAGCATTGCTGCAGAAAGCAGCCCAAATGGGTGCAACGATGAGCAAAACCGGCTCCATGATTAGGACCCACCAACAGCAGGCTCACGTGTCTGCCAATGCTGCTTTGAATTTGTCCTCACGTGACCACCAGATGAACCCCACTCCCCATGACTTGCTACCTTTCGGGAATAATAAAGCTGTTGATAACGGTGTTGGtgtttctccttcactccttcatcatgttatcaattctttctcttcttccccCTTTGAAGGGACTTTTGAGGACACTTTTGGTGGTGGCGATGCCATGACCGCCGATGAAGGTGGCGGTGGCGGTGCCGGAGGAAACAATAACGAAGGCTTGACAAGAGATTTCTTGGGTCTTAGACATCTCTCTCACACTGATATCCTCAACATTGCTGGCGTGGGAAACTGCATGAACTCCTCCCAACACAACCAAACCCGAAACCCTTGGCAAGGTTAA